A single Pochonia chlamydosporia 170 chromosome Unknown PCv3seq00011, whole genome shotgun sequence DNA region contains:
- a CDS encoding Pfs, NACHT and ankyrin domain-containing protein (similar to Metarhizium acridum CQMa 102 XP_007809597.1), whose product MAPPALDAYQIGWICALPIEVAAAKQMLDENFGILDEQDSTDTNSYTLGRVGRHYVVIAGLPGGQYGTTSATAVAINMMRTFSRSLRIGLMVGIGGGIPSANCDVRLGDIVVSYPEGTCGGVFQYDMGKVVEGGEFQRIGSLNSPPRSLLTAVANMRASVLTDDPSYPEYIEKATQRTARTRQSFGRPNAPTDRLFKIEYDHPTAKAMCEACLPEWEEKRDAREEPEPQVFYGIIASGNAVIKHGTTRELLRRETGALCFEMEAAGLMMDFPCIVVRGICDYADSHKNKQWQGYAALAAASYAKELLSYVPVGQASQEKLASEICSK is encoded by the coding sequence ATGGCCCCTCCAGCACTCGATGCGTACCAGATCGGTTGGATATGTGCCTTGCCTATTGAGGTCGCCGCAGCCAAGCAGATGCTCGATGAAAACTTCGGCATCCTGGATGAGCAAGACAGCACAGATACGAACTCATACACCTTAGGTCGGGTCGGCAGACACTATGTCGTGATTGCTGGCCTTCCCGGCGGACAATATGGCACCACATCAGCCACGGCAGTGGCGATTAACATGATGCGAACATTTTCTCGGTCGTTGCGCATCGGGCTGATGGTCGGCATCGGAGGAGGGATTCCGTCTGCCAACTGTGATGTACGACTGGGAGACATCGTGGTGAGCTACCCGGAAGGCACCTGCGGTGGGGTGTTTCAATATGACATGGGAAAAGTTGTCGAAGGCGGCGAATTCCAGCGGATTGGCTCATTAAATAGCCCACCGCGATCTCTGTTGACTGCAGTTGCAAATATGAGAGCGTCTGTGTTAACCGATGACCCGAGCTATCCGGAATATATTGAAAAGGCAACTCAAAGAACTGCGCGGACACGGCAAAGTTTTGGTAGACCTAATGCGCCCACAGACCGCCTATTCAAGATTGAGTACGACCATCCTACGGCTAAAGCAATGTGCGAGGCTTGTCTGCCAGAGTGggaagagaaaagagacgCTCGCGAAGAACCTGAACCACAAGTATTCTATGGCATCATTGCGTCGGGAAATGCAGTGATAAAACACGGAACAACCAGAGAACTCCTTCGTCGTGAGACTGGAGCACTTTGCTTCGAAATGGAGGCGGCCGGTCTAATGATGGATTTCCCTTGTATCGTCGTCCGCGGGATATGCGACTATGCCGATTCACATAAGAacaagcaatggcaaggatATGCTGCCCTAGCCGCGGCATCGTATGCAAAAGAACTACTTAGCTATGTACCTGTTGGCCAGGCATCTCAAGAGAAATTGGCCAGTGAAATCTGCAGTAAGTAA
- a CDS encoding kinesin light chain (similar to Talaromyces stipitatus ATCC 10500 XP_002488566.1), translating into METQLKEDSSDNLKDHTGTARLHDRYGNEFKQLSCNDYHIAWVCPVADIELLPARLMLDEEYPTPPYNTYYDENTYICGTINGHAVVVAACPQGETGNVNAGRLTGSMFKTFPNIRMAVLVGIGGGIPRPHVSGNPLDDIHLGDVVVGWPGDGKPACIYHDRGKSKINGQFEVVGTMQNPDWRLTNALSILVSDHKLRRTRFHDQLARLRDFDEFTQPGFDQDRLFKAAYCHVGKYGSNCAACDQNELVQRPQRTTNDKNKFVFHLGRIATGNAVVQNGEERDRISAKCDGALCVEMEAAGVDVNRRCLVIRGISDYADSHKNDVWRSHAAGNAAVFTRELLSRIQPGTVETMEIEVALSTDSQRLAIYGLGGCGKSALALESVYRAREQLPARAIFWVPVVSRETFEQAYREIGTLLRIPGIADGKVDVKRLVREKLSDERFGGWLMIVDNADDVTILFDSREVNTAADPLIDYLPHSRKGSIVFTTRTRAAAIDLAGNNVIELGELSEVEAKELLRTRLLPKHQHQLEDEKVVDLFLKMLAFLALAIVQAAAFINKANSTLSDYTSIYRDREKDAIDLLSKEFHDQGRHQNTKNPVATTWYISFGHIQSQNALAAEYLYFMACTTGENIPASLLLPGGSELEAVEAIGMLDAYAFVTERREKQAGGEQQYQERTFDMHRLVRLATRNWLREHSLWNMRAEKVLARLVNVVPYGNHIKREIWTAYLPHAIHVAGLPEIYNANARMLLLSRVEYCERALGHYKAAEHTLRQLLPQLVEVLGKEHPNTLTSMDHLAQALSNQGKYVEAEKIHRETLVLSVKVWGKEHPDTLVSMNNLALALGNQGKYVEAEKMHRETLVLSVKVLGKEHPDTLTLMNNLAQALSNQGKYVEAEKMYRETLALRVTVSGKEHPATLTIMNNLAQALSDQGKYMEAEKMYREMLVLRVKVSGKEHLDTLRCMNNLALALGNQGKHVEAEKMHRETLVLIVKVSGKEHLATLAIMNNLAQALSDQGKYVEAEKMHRETLALRVTVLGKEHPDTLVSMNNLAQALSRQGKYVEAEKMHRERVALRVKVLGKEHRV; encoded by the exons ATGGAGACGCAGCTGAAGGAAGATAGTTCAGACAACTTAAAGGATCACACAGGTACAGCTCGTCTCCACGATCGCTATGGAAACGAGTTTAAGCAACTCAGCTGCAATGACTACCACATTGCGTGGGTGTGCCCTGTGGCGGACATCGAATTACTGCCCGCTcggttgatgttggatgaggagtATCCCACACCGCCATACAATACATACTACGACGAGAACACTTATATCTGCGGCACGATCAATGGCCATGCCGTCGTCGTTGCCGCTTGTCCCCAGGGAGAGACGGGCAACGTCAATGCGGGACGCTTGACGGGATCCATGTTTAAGACCTTTCCCAACATCAGAATGGCAGTCCTTGTTGGGATTGGAGGTGGGATTCCCCGTCCACACGTCTCTGGGAATCCTCTCGACGACATTCACCTTGGAGACGTGGTCGTCGGATGGCCTGGTGACGGAAAGCCTGCTTGTATCTATCATGACAGGGGCAAGTCGAAAATCAACGGGCAGTTCGAGGTGGTAGGGACCATGCAGAACCCAGACTGGAGACTCACGAACGCTCTGAGCATTCTCGTGTCAGACCATAAGTTGCGCCGCACCAGATTCCATGATCAACTTGCACGATTGCGAGATTTCGACGAATTCACCCAACCCGGCTTTGACCAAGATAGGCTTTTCAAGGCTGCGTATTGCCACGTCGGAAAATACGGATCTAACTGCGCGGCATGCGATCAAAACGAGCTCGTCCAGCGTCCCCAACGAACTACAAATGACAAAAATAAGTTCGTCTTTCATCTAGGGAGAATCGCTACCGGCAATGCAGTCGTCCAGAATGGCGAAGAGAGAGATAGGATAAGCGCGAAATGTGATGGGGCGCTTTGtgttgagatggaagcggcGGGGGTCGATGTCAACAGAAGATGTTTAGTCATTCGTGGCATCTCAGACTATGCAGATTCTCATAAGAACGACGTTTGGAGGTCCCATGCGGCTGGAAATGCGGCCGTGTTCACCAGAGAGCTGCTCAGCAGGATTCAACCTGGTACAGTTGAAACAATGGAAATCGAAG TCGCCCTCTCAACTGACTCCCAGCGACTTGCGATATATGGCCTTGGCGGCTGTGGAAAGTCGGCTCTTGCACTCGAGTCGGTTTATCGTGCGAGAGAGCAGCTGCCAGCCCGCGCCATCTTCTGGGTACCAGTGGTTAGCCGAGAAACCTTTGAGCAGGCATACCGAGAGATAGGGACGCTCTTGCGTATACCGGGAATTGCGGATGGCAAGGTTGATGTGAAACGACTCGTCAGGGAAAAATTGAGTGACGAAAGGTTTGGAGGATGGTTAATGATCGTTGACAACGCCGACGATGTTACCATCCTTTTCGACTCGCGTGAAGTGAACACCGCTGCGGATCCGTTGATTGACTACCTCCCGCACAGTCGAAAAGGCTCCATCGTCTTTACCACCCGTACTCGAGCAGCTGCAATCGATCTGGCTGGGAATAACGTTATAGAGCTGGGTGAGTTGAGCGAAGTAGAAGCTAAGGAATTATTGAGGACGCGCCTACTCCCAaagcatcagcaccagcTCGAGGATGAAAAGGTCGTTGACTTGTTTCTCAAAATGCTCGCCTTCCTGGCCCTAGCTATCGTTCAGGCAGCTGCGTTtatcaacaaagccaacagCACCCTCTCAGACTATACGTCCATTTACAGGGACAGAGAGAAAGATGCCATTGATCTGCTGAGTAAAGAGTTTCACGACCAGGGCAGACACCAAAATACGAAGAATCCAGTAGCAACAACATGGTATATATCATTCGGGCATATCCAAAGTCAAAATGCGCTTGCTGCAGAGTATTTATACTTTATGGCATGCACAACTGGCGAGAATATTCCTGCTTCGCTGCTGTTGCCTGGGGGTAGTGAATTGGAGGCTGTAGAGGCGATTGGAATGTTAGATGCGTATGCCTTTGTTACCGAACGTCGAGAAAAGCAGGCGGGAGGAGAGCAGCAGTATCAAGAAAGAACGTTTGATATGCATCGACTTGTGCGTCTAGCAACTCGAAATTGGTTGAGAGAGCATAGTCTGTGGAACATGAGGGCGGAGAAAGTATTGGCGCGCCTGGTAAATGTTGTCCCTTACGGCAATCACATCAAAAGAGAGATTTGGACAGCATATCTGCCCCATGCTATACATGTTGCAGGTCTACCTGAAATTTACAATGCCAATGCTaggatgttgctgctgagtCGAGTAGAGTATTGTGAGCGAGCACTAGGACATTACAAAGCTGCGGAACATACTCTGCGACAGCTTCTTCCACAACTAGTCGAGGTGTTAGGAAAGGAGCACCCGAACACGCTGACAAGCATGGACCACCTGGCACAGGCCCTCAGCAACCAGGGAAAGTACGTGGAGGCAGAGAAGATACATCGAGAGACGCTAGTACTAAGCGTGAAGGTGTGGGGAAAGGAGCATCCAGATACGTTAGTAAGCATGAACAATCTGGCCCTTGCTCTAGGTAACCAGGGAAAGTACGTggaggcagagaagatgcATCGAGAGACGCTAGTACTAAGCGTGAAGGTGTTAGGAAAGGAGCATCCAGACACGCTGACCCTCATGAATAATCTGGCACAGGCACTGAGCAACCAGGGAAAGTACGTggaggcagagaagatgtATCGAGAGACGCTGGCACTCAGAGTGACGGTGTCAGGAAAGGAGCATCCAGCTACACTCACAATCATGAATAATCTGGCACAGGCACTAAGCGATCAGGGAAAGTACATggaggcagagaagatgtATCGAGAGATGCTGGTACTTAGAGTGAAGGTGTCAGGAAAGGAGCACCTAGATACGCTGAGGTGCATGAACAATCTGGCCCTTGCTCTAGGCAACCAGGGAAAGCACGTggaggcagagaagatgcATCGAGAGACGCTGGTGCTGATCGTGAAGGTGTCGGGAAAGGAGCATCTAGCTACGCTGGCGATCATGAATAATCTGGCACAGGCACTAAGCGATCAGGGAAAGTATGTggaggcagagaagatgcATCGAGAGACGCTGGCACTCAGAGTGACGGTGTTAGGAAAGGAGCACCCAGATACGTTAGTGAGCATGAACAATCTGGCACAGGCACTAAGCAGGCAGGGAAAGTACGTggaggcagagaagatgcATCGAGAGAGGGTGGCACTGAGAGTGAAGGTGTTGGGAAAGGAGCATCGTGTATAA
- a CDS encoding RGS domain-containing protein (Rax1) (similar to Metarhizium acridum CQMa 102 XP_007813956.1): protein MDKLRRDDVTADFFGPNDEVASAPPGRVAIAKDNARLFVGNVINNHAEPSRHDTFAIDSERSSLMTTSGLDPITLTAKVFEAATPVASALRSCQKQAARFKIAALSIALLHTECAAIRTTLIQIKSLLSRDGQKPLTIEAERIILEDYYGVLEFSWLLFNVILKHLRNLGLTQLEGVSKDDFTAKMEKLWEYREMDGIIQVLGRQARAVDLFHMALQSETEQEISTIMKSPEAKQVIASISGDTISLHESFCAAPDGASGMETASVTGGRERNFNQILKCTALYQRASMAARQDLLFQHHRLSYNVSTGEAAPSHTESTSDPRMRPTVPISVYKDKTEADSPVEPSRWKMAFDQTTPANESLDHYKVAKRPPTLFEILSRRTTKPYSLIEFYVYMRDVQLSVDYLDFWLDVEQHLALCRHYVREFRRSVAVSKADSIDSYERITVQSADDNGKTHAGSDVASEPNSTVARQDIRASAEKILYTFLLPGAEREIILPSSITQAVTTTIEEDGRDDPEVFDAAKDYVFHAMERDAFPGFVNLSKPLFRIFRRSGTLGSLVNRLSAVSPEPQAVQSLHDEGLRPLRGNIQPIQGQIPTNTTSTIRRKRRGKVNNAYVVKGHGCNGVVRLLLEKGISVDAKDEWLGRTPLSWAAGNGHVAVVKQLLEKGAIVDTKDKTGQTPLWLAAGNGHEAVVRMLIGNGAAVDAKDEWFGGRTPLSWAARNGHEVVVRMLIEKGAAVDVEDENGWAALRWAATIEHETVARLLIEKSAVGLGNHSSEVNILSRRQ, encoded by the exons ATGGACAAATTACGGCGGGATGATGTTACTGCTGATTTCTTTGGTCCCAACGACGAGGTGGCGTCGGCTCCGCCCGGCAGggttgccattgccaaagacAATGCCAGGCTCTTCGTCGGGAAcgtcatcaacaatcatGCCGAACCATCTCGCCATGACACATTTGCCATCGATTCCGAACGGTCGTCCCTTATGACCACATCCGGGCTCGACCCAATTACGTTGACAGCAAAGGTTTTCGAAGCCGCAACCCCGGTCGCCAGCGCCCTGCGATCATGTCAGAAGCAGGCTGCGCGGTTCAAGATTGCTGCCCTGTCCATTGCATTGCTGCACACGGAGTGCGCGGCCATCCGGACCACTCTTATCCAGATCAAGTCTCTGCTGTCGCGAGACGGGCAAAAGCCTCTCACAATCGAGGCGGAGAGGATCATCCTGGAGGACTATTATGGGGTGCTCGAGTTTAGCTGGCTCCTGTTTAATGTCATCCTAAAACATCTGCGGAACCTTGGCCTCACCCAGTTGGAGGGGGTGAGCAAAGATGACTTTacagccaagatggagaagttgTGGGAGTATCGGGAAATGGATGGAATCATCCAGGTTCTCGGCCGTCAAGCTCGAGCGGTCGATCTCTTTCATATGGCTCTTCAATC CGAGACTGAGCAGGAAATTTCCACAATCATGAAAAGCCCGGAAGCAAAGCAGGTCATTGCAAGCATCTCTGGCGATACAATATCGCTGCATGAGTCTTTTTGTGCAGCGCCTGATGGCGCATCCGGCATGGAAACTGCATCTGTGACTGGCGGGCGAGAGCGTAATTTTAATCAAATTCTAAAATGCACCGCACTTTACCAGAGAGCATCCATGGCAGCCCGGCAAGACTTACTATTCCAGCACCACCGCTTGTCTTACAATGTGAGTACAGGAGAAGCTGCGCCATCTCATACCGAGTCGACATCGGACCCGAGAATGCGTCCAACGGTACCAATCTCTGTCTACAAAGACAAGACGGAAGCCGATTCACCAGTAGAACCATCGCGATGGAAAATGGCATTTGATCAAACTACTCCTGCCAACGAAAGCTTAGACCATTACAAAGTAGCCAAAAGACCGCCAACCTTGTTCGAAATTCTTTCCCGGAGAACGACGAAGCCATACTCGTTAATCGAATTCTACGTATATATGAGAGACGTACAACTATCTGTTGACTATCTCGACTTCTG GCTGGATGTTGAGCAACACTTGGCTCTCTGTCGACACTACGTGAGAGAGTTTCGAAGGTCCGTAGCAGTCAGCAAGGCCGACTCGATCGACTCCTATGAACGCATAACGGTACAATCTGCGGACGACAACGGCAAGACGCACGCCGGAAGTGACGTGGCGTCGGAGCCGAACAGCACTGtggcaagacaagacatccGAGCGTCCGCCGAGAAGATCCTCTACACGTTCCTGCTCCCCGGAGCGGAGCGCGAAATTATCCTGCCCAGCTCTATTACCCAGGCCGTGACCACCACAATAGAGGAAGACGGTAGGGACGACCCCGAGGTGTTTGACGCCGCCAAGGATTATGTCTTCCACGCCATGGAGAGAGATGCGTTCCCAGGCTTTGTGAATCTGAGCAAGCCGCTGTTTAGGATTTTTAGGAGGTCGGGAACGCTGGGCTCATTGGTGAATAGGTTGTCCGCCGTTAGCCCCGAGCCGCAGGCGGTGCAGTCGTTGCATGATGAGGG TCTCCGACCTTTGCGTGGAAATATTCAGCCAATACAGGGGCAGATACCAACAAATACGACGTCGACGATCCGAAGGAAAAGGCGCGGCAAGGTCAACAATGCATACGTTGTAAAAGGACATGGCTGCAACGGCGTGGTcaggctgctgcttgagaAGGGCATCTCGGTGGACGCTAAGGACGAGTGGTTGGGCCGGACGCCGCTATCGTGGGCCGCAGGCAACGGACACGTGGCCGTGGTTAAGcagctgctcgagaagggCGCCATCGTGgacaccaaggacaagactGGCCAGACGCCGCTATGGCTGGCGGCCGGcaacgggcacgaggccgtGGTCAGGATGCTTATCGGGAATGGCGCCGCCGTGGACGCCAAGGACGAGTGGTTCGGCGGCAGGACGCCGTTATCGTGGGCCGCCCGCAACGGGCACGAGGTCGTGGTCAGAATGCTGATTGAGAAGGGTGCAGCTGTCGACGTCGAGGACGAGAACGGCTGGGCGGCACTGAGGTGGGCTGCCACGATCGAGCACGAGACTGTGGCCAGGCTGCTGATCGAGAAGAGCGCTGTGGGCCTCGGTAACCATTCAAGTGAGGTAAATATCCTGTCACGTCGCCAATGA
- a CDS encoding transposase-like protein (similar to Beauveria bassiana ARSEF 2860 XP_008603484.1) — MLITPPNERRPLLFSNAINLLFSCTILAKICLVHPATMPQQRLHFVQTLQRKRSTPSDDLLARSSQQPLDTDESYASQCQPSPPRTGSVASCAKPRTSWIFSHMPDEDIETRYYNQRTRKEEWRCKYCEKTYSCSGGTAAPTKHLTDPPPDGHGLPKGAPRSAKVRTIRTILEQARLTAEENVRKRRRLNNHYGDSVDPDQLEVCTYGLLPPVLFHFDTHQTIKKWIMRQYEDQKEKVKQRIQSAKSRIHISCDLWTSPNSLAILGVVAHYVTEDGKLEHHTLALKVIDGEHDGSHLAAAIMEVVEDWGFASKLGYFVMDNATNNDTMMKSLSLGRYTHNSQFLSNAYDPKSHRLRCQGHIINLAAKSFLFVTDNETLEHEDSSLHNVTLKQIEAWRRKGPLGKLHNFAVYIQRSVQRSQKFMAISHNRRLARDNDTRWNSWYTMLRAALNLREAIDGYFNKWVQADCAGDRLSAEDWTILEKIESFLEKLKMTTKALESSFATLDHVLLAMDFVLAQFEAGKEAYTDDPIMAPMYNSGWAKLDKYYRLTDESPAYVAAIVLHPSHKWHYIHENWKREWIESSEKLIEALWGEYKPVESLPLAEAPSTTTNEFLKWRNKHLQPAPIRDEYEHYCRSERVYGFTSALTWWVEETQQKTYPNLSKMAVDILSIPAMAAEPERLFSGAKITITDRRNRMGSDVVELRQLNYILNGHVQYTGYIVILPICWILGNTIQYGPMAYCVIQYQEFHDFLIAILCCCNKHAFCGLDIISSLAKKKLHYSLPNVPVLGSCDKHIFCNLDLIPQPVKQTLHKLFAIIWTPCSRYDYTFANWQLVHSLIDKNRGAQMGMSNIEEYSRKARSMNVKATCPYRPRTQIGSRHPPRSGNTHLEEARPPKADLTPELLLSYGARGKKYAAKSTTVLFCNHRVRPQVKGVTDELTIVMTNLKTGLKIQTKVAFSPFHTPCPKTATYQGMQVCTNANLTSIHVQNLPRIPRAAENGHDVVIHLLLDKGADIKTKDEAVKLLLDKDSNVVTKDDEYGRTPLWLAAKKGHIAMVKLLAAKDGEYGPTPLLWAAMRGHYTLARLLLENGAHIEDKDSRYGQTPLSWAAYSGHEAVVQLLLDKSNGNTVDTTLRTPL, encoded by the exons ATGTTAATtacgccaccaaatgaaaggcgcc ctcttcttttctctaATGCGATCAATTTGCTGTTCTCATGCACGATTCTGGCGAAAATATGCCTGGTGCATCCTGCGACAATGCCTCAACAGCGCCTGCATTTTGTTCAAACACTGCAACGGAAACGTTCAACACCATCCGATGACCTTTTGGCGCGttccagccaacaaccaTTGGACACAGACGAGAGCTACGCCTCTCAATGCCAGCCTTCGCCACCTCGCACGGGCTCTGTAGCCTCTTgcgccaagccaagaacatcatggATCTTCTCTCACATGCCAGACGAGGATATCGAAACGAGATATTACAATCAACGGACCAGGAAAGAAGAATGGCGCTGCAAGTATTGTGAGAAGACATATTCTTGTTCCGGTGGAACTGCGGCTCCAACTAAGCACCTAACGGATCCTCCTCCGGACGGTCATGGCCTCCCAAAGGGCGCCCCACGATCGGCCAAAGTAAGAACCATACGAACCATTCTcgaacaagctcgtcttaCGGCCGAGGAAAATGTCCGAAAACGCCGTCGACTCAACAATCATTACGGAGACTCGGTCGACCCggaccagcttgaagtgTGTACGTACGGTTTATTGCCgcctgttctcttccatttcg acacaCACCAAACTATCAAGAAATGGATTATGCGCCAGTATGAAgatcagaaggagaaggtcaagcagcgcattcagtcggcaaagtcgaggaTTCATATCAGCTGCGATCTCTGGACCTCTCCCAACTCCCTGGCAATCTTGGGCGTAGTTGCTCACTATGTAacggaagacggcaagctggaacaccatACTTTGGCCCTAAAGGTCATCGACGgtgagcatgatggttcTCATCTCGCTGCGGCAATtatggaagtggttgaagattggggcTTTGCTTCTAAGTTGGGCTATTTCGTCATGGATAATGCAACCAATAAcgacacaatgatgaagtcgcTTTCTCTTGGTCGGTACACTCACAATTCACAATTTCTTTCGAACGCC TATgatcccaaatctcaccgactccgctgccaaggtcataTTATCAACCTAGCCGCCAAatccttcctcttcgttaCCGACAACGAGACGCTCGAACACGAAGATTCCAGTCTGCACAATGTGACACTGAAACAGATTGAGGCGTGGCGGCGGAAAGGCCCACTTGGtaagcttcacaactttgccgtTTACATTCAGCGAAGTGTTCAGCGCAGCCAGAAGTTTATGGCTATTAGCCATAACCGCAGGCTTGCGCGagacaacgacacaagatggaattcGTGGTATACCATGCTGCGAGCGGCCTTGAATCTtagagaagcaattgatggctatttcaacaaatgggtaCAAGCAGATTGCGCTGGAGACAGGCTTTCTGCAGAGGACTGGACCATCCTCGAGAAGATCGAATCTTTTTTagagaagctcaaaatgacgaccaaggctctggagtcATCGTTTGCAACTCTCGACCATGTTCTGCTGGCTATGGACTTTGTGTTGGCACAATTCGAAGCAggaaaagaggcatataCTGACGATCCGatcatggcaccaatgtATAACTCGGGCTGGGCGAAATTGGATAAGTACTATCGCCTTACTGACGAATCGCCTGCCTATGTCGCAGCTATAGTTCTTCATCCCTCGCATAAATGGCATTATATACACGAGAACTGGAAGAGGGAATGGATTGAGTCATcggagaagttgattgaggcGCTGTGGGGTGAATACAAACCCGTGGAATCACTTCCTCTCGCCGAGGCACCATCCACGACTACGAACGAGTTCTTGAAATGGCGAAACAAGCATCTACAACCGGCACCTATCAGGGACGAGTATGAGCATTATTGTAGGTCTGAGCGGGTGTATGGGTTTACCAGTGCCCTTACATGGTGGGTAGAGGAGACGCAGCAAAAGACCTACCCTAACTTGAGCAAAATGGCCGTGGACATACTGTCAATTcctgcaatggctgccgagcCTGAaaggctcttctctggggcaaagataACCATTACAGATCGTCGAAATCGCATGGGGAGTGATGTAGTTGAA TTACGACAGTTGAATTATATCCTTAATGGTCACGTGCAATATACGGGATATATtgtcatattgccaatatgttggattcttggcaatacaatacaatatggaCCAATGGCATATTGCGTAATACAATAT CAGGAGTTCCATGACTTCCTCATCGCAattctctgctgctgcaatAAGCACGCCTTCTGTGGCCTTGATATCATCTCTTCTCTGGCTAAAAAGAAGCTCCATTACTCCCTTCCCAACGTGCCGGTTCTGGGCAGCTGCGATAAGCACATCTTCTGTAATCTGGACCTTATCCCCCAACCGGTGAAGCAGACGCTTCATAAACTTTTCGCCATAATTTGGACTCCGTGCAGCAGATATGATTACACCTTCGCTAACTGGCAACTCGTCCACTCTTTGATAGATAAGAATCGGGGGGCTCAGATGGGTATgtcgaacattgaagaatacTCACGCAAGGCAAGATCCATGAATGTGAAGGCTACGTGCCCATATCGTCCAAGAACACAGATCGGCTCACGCCATCCACCGCGATCTGGTAATACTCATCTCGAAGAAGCCAGGCCCCCGAAGGCAGATTTGACTCCAGAACTTCTCTTATCTTATGGTGCTAGGGGAAAGAAGTACGCGGCGAAAAGTACCACCGTGTTATTTTGTAACCATCGTGTAAGGCCACAGGTAAAAGGAGTGACGGATGAGCTGACGATAGTGATGACGAATCTGAAGAC AGGGCTCAAAATACAGACTAAAGTCGCTTTCTCGCCCTTTCACACTCCTTGTCCTAAAACCGCCACGTATCAGGGTATGCAAGTTTGTACAAATGCGAATCTTACGAGTATTCACGTCCAAAACTTGCCTCGTATACCTAGGGCCGCCGAGAATGGACACGACGTCGTGATTCATCTGCTGCTCGATAAAGGCGCCGATATTAAAACAAAGGATGAAGCTG ttaagctgctgcttgatAAGGATTCTAATGTTGTGACGAAGGACGATGAGTATGGTCGGACGCCGCTGTGGTtagccgccaagaagggGCACATTGCCATGGTTAAGCTCCTGGCGGCGAAGGATGGCGAGTACGGTCCGACACCACTGTTATGGGCCGCCATGAGAGGCCACTACACTCTCgcaaggctgctgcttgaaAATGGCGCTCATATTGAGGACAAGGATAGTAGGTatggtcagacgccgctaTCATGGGCCGCCTATAGCGGCCATGAAGCCGTCGTTCAGTTACTGCTCGACAAGTCCAACGGGAATACAGTGGATACTACTTTGAGGACACCACTATGA
- a CDS encoding phosphotransferase enzyme family domain-containing protein has translation MPRPNRTTLAWAAAVLAGEVTVDRGLREGGSPWLIHAAGNLKSAVLRVAPLANAEQVRTEVVAMRHAATARLPVPEVLGHNGGAATRFALVLTSYLAGSSQIPVELDNKQLRTLGATAARISAVDVPSPSLVTLPARTGPIEDVDWAALRRKHGALPMLRRAAEAIARAEPVDTKVGFVHGDLWHGNTLWDGTELTAILDWDAAGIGSPGIDLGSVRCDAALCYGPSAASEVLSGWEGEAGRPASDVAYWDVVAALASPPDMGWVRPAMADQGRSDLTAALLTERREAFLDQALRQLEQ, from the coding sequence ATGCCTCGTCCAAATAGAACGACTCTTGCGTGGGCAGCGGCGGTGCTGGCCGGTGAGGTTACCGTGGACCGTGGTCTGCGCGAAGGCGGGTCGCCATGGCTGATCCATGCGGCCGGGAACTTGAAGTCTGCGGTGTTGCGTGTAGCGCCGCTGGCGAACGCCGAGCAGGTCAGGACTGAGGTCGTCGCGATGCGGCACGCGGCGACCGCTAGGCTGCCAGTGCCGGAAGTCCTCGGCCATAACGGCGGTGCCGCGACTAGATTCGCACTCGTGTTGACGTCGTACCTGGCCGGGTCCAGCCAGATTCCGGTAGAACTCGACAACAAACAACTGCGGACGCTGGGCGCCACCGCCGCGCGGATTAGCGCCGTGGACgttccatctccttctctgGTGACCTTGCCAGCGCGGACTGGACCGATTGAAGACGTGGACTGGGCCGCATTACGGCGAAAGCATGGcgctttgccaatgttgcGGAGGGCGGCAGAGGCTATTGCGCGTGCCGAACCTGTCGACACCAAGGTAGGGTTCGTGCATGGCGATCTGTGGCATGGCAACACCCTGTGGGACGGTACGGAGCTGACTGCGATACTCGATTGGGACGCCGCCGGAATTGGCTCTCCAGGAATTGACTTAGGGTCGGTCCGTTGCGATGCTGCTCTCTGCTACGGCCCGTCCGCTGCATCGGAGGTCCTGTCTGGATGGGAAGGCGAAGCTGGCCGTCCCGCCTCGGACGTGGCGTACTGGGACGTCGTGGCAGCCCTCGCCAGCCCGCCTGATATGGGTTGGGTTCGGCCCGCGATGGCGGACCAGGGCCGTTCTGACCTAACCGCCGCACTGCTTACCGAACGGCGCGAGGCGTTCCTTGACCAGGCCCTGAGGCAGTTGGAGCAGTGA